A window of the Tunturibacter empetritectus genome harbors these coding sequences:
- a CDS encoding precorrin-2 C(20)-methyltransferase — protein sequence MIEGNMPGRLFGVGLGPGDPELITLKALRIIKQAHVVAYPTAKHGQSNARCIVRSELTREQIEMPMIYPLTTESTDHPGGYEAIIAQFYDQMAEQVAAYLLEGLDVAVLCEGDPFFYGSFMYLHDRLAHRFFTSVVPGIPSVMAAAARLGTPLVRRDSELTILPATLSEDALTARLNPRDAFAVIKLGRNFTKVKNALSRAGVLNKALYIERATMSQERIVPLSEVDSSSVPYFSLILVPDSRQSQQGDIVSSPGQITVVGLGPGSAEWITPEAQQALAEATDLVGYQRYLDRVPLRSGQRRFGSDNKVEAERARHALSLAESGRRVCVVSSGDPGIFAMASAVLESVDQGPEAWRSLDIRIVPGVSAMQAVAARIGAPLGHDFCVLSLSDRLKPWEVIVKRLHAVASADFALAIYNPISSERKWQLVEAQAILAGYRTPDTPVVLARAVGRSDEKIVLTDLARFDPSLADMQTLILVGSSTTRSLLLSDHREMIYTPRTYGV from the coding sequence ATGATCGAAGGCAATATGCCAGGAAGACTTTTCGGCGTTGGGCTAGGACCTGGCGATCCCGAGCTTATAACTCTTAAGGCTTTGCGTATCATCAAGCAGGCTCACGTTGTTGCTTATCCGACAGCCAAGCACGGCCAGAGTAACGCGCGCTGCATTGTGCGCTCAGAGTTGACACGCGAACAAATCGAGATGCCGATGATCTACCCACTCACGACAGAGTCGACAGATCACCCCGGCGGGTACGAGGCGATCATTGCTCAGTTTTATGATCAGATGGCGGAGCAAGTCGCAGCATATCTCCTGGAAGGTCTCGACGTTGCGGTTCTTTGCGAGGGCGACCCTTTTTTTTACGGGTCGTTTATGTACCTTCACGACAGGCTGGCTCACCGTTTTTTCACGTCGGTGGTTCCTGGAATTCCATCTGTGATGGCCGCGGCAGCAAGGCTCGGCACCCCGCTCGTCAGAAGGGACTCAGAGCTAACCATACTTCCTGCAACTCTGTCGGAAGATGCCTTGACGGCCCGGCTAAATCCTCGTGATGCATTTGCGGTTATAAAACTTGGTCGCAACTTCACGAAGGTGAAAAACGCATTGTCGCGAGCCGGAGTTTTGAACAAGGCTCTCTACATCGAGCGTGCGACTATGAGCCAGGAACGGATAGTTCCACTAAGCGAAGTGGATTCGTCAAGCGTTCCTTATTTCTCGCTCATACTTGTCCCCGATTCCAGGCAAAGTCAGCAAGGCGATATCGTCAGTAGTCCAGGACAAATAACAGTTGTCGGACTGGGACCAGGGTCTGCCGAGTGGATTACGCCGGAGGCCCAGCAAGCCTTGGCTGAGGCGACCGATCTGGTTGGATATCAGCGATATCTGGATCGAGTCCCACTTCGATCCGGTCAGCGTCGTTTTGGTTCTGATAACAAGGTAGAGGCAGAACGCGCACGGCATGCTCTCTCTCTCGCGGAGTCCGGAAGGCGCGTATGTGTCGTTTCATCTGGAGATCCTGGTATTTTTGCAATGGCCTCCGCCGTGTTGGAGTCGGTTGATCAGGGGCCAGAAGCATGGCGTTCTCTCGATATCCGGATTGTTCCTGGGGTATCGGCTATGCAGGCCGTAGCAGCTAGAATAGGTGCGCCTCTGGGGCACGATTTTTGTGTTCTCTCGCTATCGGATCGTCTAAAGCCATGGGAGGTCATCGTGAAGCGGTTGCACGCTGTTGCTTCTGCTGACTTCGCCCTCGCGATTTATAACCCCATCTCTTCTGAGCGGAAGTGGCAGCTCGTGGAGGCACAGGCGATTCTTGCAGGTTACCGAACCCCCGATACCCCGGTAGTACTAGCTCGCGCTGTCGGCAGATCAGACGAAAAGATTGTGCTCACAGATCTTGCGCGATTCGATCCCTCATTGGCCGATATGCAGACGCTCATTCTTGTTGGGTCTTCAACCACTCGCAGCCTTCTGCTGTCGGATCATCGGGAGATGATTTACACTCCGCGAACCTATGGAGTTTAA
- a CDS encoding cobalamin biosynthesis protein: MSTPCSIGIGCSSRATASDVIQLIQKCMSEITPGGFLATLDRCSNIGEAVATALRLQLVLFPASVLAQVSGIKIQSLLAASKLGTPSVAEASALASLGPAARLILPRQTGRFCTCAVAVLP; this comes from the coding sequence ATGAGTACCCCTTGTTCGATCGGCATTGGCTGCTCCTCTCGTGCGACAGCTTCGGATGTTATTCAGCTTATTCAAAAGTGTATGAGTGAAATCACTCCCGGCGGCTTCCTCGCAACGCTGGATCGGTGCTCAAATATCGGGGAAGCAGTCGCGACCGCCCTCAGACTGCAGTTGGTACTGTTTCCTGCCAGTGTTCTTGCGCAGGTTAGCGGAATCAAAATTCAGTCATTGTTGGCTGCATCGAAGCTTGGAACTCCCAGCGTCGCCGAAGCATCGGCTTTGGCTTCCCTCGGACCCGCGGCCCGTCTTATTTTACCGCGCCAGACGGGACGTTTCTGCACATGTGCTGTGGCGGTGCTGCCATGA
- a CDS encoding precorrin-8X methylmutase, with product MIYKKDAQDIYRESFEIIRAESDLSSFSPVLARVVVRMIHACGMTDLPQYVSASPTATEVGKQALLAGMPILCDANMVANGITRSRLPKNNEVICTLSDPRTAELARRFETTRSAAALELWRDRLGDSIVVIGNAPTALFHLLEMLETGAAAPALIIGIPVGFVGAAESKVALETNHLNLPYLTVRGRRGGSAIAAAAVNALASEEE from the coding sequence ATGATTTATAAGAAAGACGCTCAGGATATTTACCGCGAATCTTTTGAGATCATTAGGGCGGAATCAGATCTATCCTCGTTCTCGCCTGTCCTGGCGCGCGTAGTGGTGCGGATGATTCATGCCTGCGGGATGACAGATCTGCCGCAATATGTTTCTGCATCACCGACCGCTACTGAAGTCGGCAAGCAGGCGCTTCTAGCTGGGATGCCCATACTTTGTGATGCAAATATGGTGGCAAATGGGATCACCCGGTCCAGACTTCCGAAGAACAACGAAGTGATCTGCACGCTGAGTGATCCACGTACCGCGGAACTAGCGAGAAGGTTCGAGACGACCCGCAGTGCTGCGGCGCTGGAGCTTTGGCGCGATAGACTTGGCGATTCTATTGTTGTGATCGGGAACGCACCGACGGCTTTGTTTCACCTGCTCGAGATGCTCGAAACAGGCGCAGCGGCTCCGGCCCTCATCATCGGCATTCCTGTTGGTTTCGTCGGGGCCGCGGAGTCAAAAGTAGCTCTTGAGACTAACCACCTTAATCTTCCTTATTTGACCGTTCGAGGGCGCCGTGGTGGAAGTGCCATCGCCGCGGCTGCCGTCAACGCTCTCGCAAGTGAGGAAGAATGA
- the cobM gene encoding precorrin-4 C(11)-methyltransferase, whose translation MTVHFIGAGPGAPDLLTLRGRDLISRSPVCLYAGSLVPKEVIAHAPSGARIVDSAEMNLDEIIAEISSAHENGLDVARIHSGDLSIWSTMAEQIRRLTALGIPYDVTPGVPSFAAAAAALSQELTLPEVAQTLILTRTSTRSTAMPEGEDLVTLGQSGATMAIHLSIMNLEMVASQLLPLYGADCPVVVVFRASWPDEIILRGTLSTIQEIVAQSGIDRNALILVGRTLSRSNFGESYLYSVSREREPEAQGDFKPVFPDAD comes from the coding sequence ATGACTGTTCATTTCATTGGCGCAGGTCCTGGCGCTCCCGACTTGCTCACACTGCGGGGAAGAGATCTGATTAGCCGCTCCCCCGTGTGTCTGTATGCAGGCTCATTAGTACCGAAAGAAGTGATCGCACATGCTCCGTCGGGAGCTCGTATCGTTGATTCAGCCGAGATGAATCTTGATGAGATCATTGCAGAGATCTCGTCAGCTCATGAGAACGGACTCGACGTAGCTCGAATCCATTCTGGGGATCTTTCAATCTGGAGCACGATGGCAGAGCAGATCCGCCGGCTCACCGCTCTCGGAATTCCTTACGACGTAACCCCCGGTGTCCCATCATTCGCCGCCGCCGCAGCAGCACTTAGTCAAGAACTAACTCTTCCTGAGGTAGCCCAGACCTTGATTCTGACAAGAACTTCCACTCGGTCAACCGCAATGCCAGAAGGTGAAGATCTCGTAACGCTAGGTCAATCGGGCGCGACAATGGCGATTCATCTCTCCATCATGAATCTTGAGATGGTAGCTTCACAGCTGTTGCCACTTTATGGTGCAGACTGTCCTGTAGTCGTCGTGTTCCGTGCGAGTTGGCCGGACGAAATTATTTTGCGCGGGACGCTATCGACAATCCAAGAGATCGTGGCTCAGTCAGGGATAGACAGGAACGCTCTGATTTTGGTTGGACGAACCCTTAGCCGTTCCAATTTTGGTGAGAGCTATCTCTACTCTGTTTCTAGAGAGCGCGAGCCGGAGGCACAGGGTGATTTTAAACCAGTATTCCCGGACGCAGATTGA
- the cbiE gene encoding precorrin-6y C5,15-methyltransferase (decarboxylating) subunit CbiE produces the protein MPFPEIGAARSDVKERWLSIIGIGEDGWEGLSSAAKQAVESAEFIYGGVRHLAYIPKVRAVQIAWPSPMAIAVHEILTHHRRRSRVSVLASGDPMLFGVGATLTRELAPAEFVVIPQVSAFSLACARLGWAISETVLLSLVNRPIEQIQRYLHPGQQLILFSEDGTTPATVAKFLTDSGYGSSQFTVFEYLGGSAERRRDDRANIWSVNQCGDLNLIAVVCVADPEAKRLSVVPGLPDDFYVTDGQLTKREVRAATLSRLAPLPGEQLWDIGAGTGTVGIEWMRSHPSCSCIAFEEREDRAARILVNAKRLGVPTLKVIKGSVPSTLDGLQPPDAIFIGGGISGDGLFQACWNKLTKGGRIVANAVTIESEIAVATWQRLYGGELVRILVARAEPVGGVLGWRHLMPITQWSVVKS, from the coding sequence ATGCCGTTTCCTGAAATTGGAGCAGCGAGATCGGATGTTAAGGAACGCTGGTTGTCGATCATAGGCATCGGCGAAGATGGCTGGGAGGGACTTAGTTCGGCAGCGAAACAAGCTGTAGAGTCTGCTGAGTTTATTTACGGTGGCGTTCGCCATCTCGCCTATATCCCTAAGGTGCGTGCTGTCCAGATAGCGTGGCCCTCTCCCATGGCCATAGCGGTGCACGAGATTCTGACGCACCATCGAAGGCGGAGCAGAGTTTCAGTTTTAGCCAGCGGTGATCCGATGCTTTTTGGCGTTGGTGCAACGCTTACTCGCGAGTTGGCTCCCGCCGAATTTGTTGTTATACCGCAGGTCTCAGCATTCTCGCTCGCGTGTGCGCGTCTCGGTTGGGCAATTTCTGAGACAGTCCTGTTATCACTGGTCAATCGCCCAATTGAGCAAATACAGAGATATCTACATCCAGGCCAGCAGCTGATACTTTTCTCTGAAGACGGCACAACTCCTGCGACAGTCGCGAAATTTCTAACCGACAGCGGGTATGGATCGAGTCAATTCACCGTTTTTGAATATCTAGGTGGCTCTGCGGAGAGACGCCGGGACGACCGGGCAAATATCTGGTCGGTAAACCAATGTGGAGACTTGAATCTGATTGCGGTTGTATGCGTTGCTGATCCTGAAGCGAAACGTTTGTCGGTTGTTCCGGGACTTCCGGACGATTTCTATGTAACAGACGGGCAACTGACAAAACGTGAAGTTCGCGCCGCAACTCTATCGCGTTTAGCACCGTTGCCGGGCGAACAGTTATGGGATATTGGGGCGGGTACAGGAACGGTAGGTATCGAATGGATGCGTTCTCATCCTTCATGCTCGTGCATTGCCTTTGAAGAACGCGAAGATAGGGCCGCAAGAATTTTAGTCAACGCAAAGAGACTTGGCGTCCCAACCCTAAAGGTAATCAAGGGAAGTGTACCGTCGACTCTCGACGGGTTGCAGCCGCCAGATGCAATTTTCATCGGAGGGGGAATTAGCGGGGACGGCTTATTCCAAGCTTGCTGGAACAAACTTACCAAAGGTGGTCGAATCGTTGCGAACGCAGTTACCATTGAAAGCGAGATAGCTGTCGCAACCTGGCAGAGATTGTACGGTGGCGAACTTGTGCGAATCCTCGTTGCTCGTGCAGAGCCCGTCGGCGGCGTCCTTGGATGGCGGCATCTGATGCCAATAACCCAATGGTCGGTGGTGAAGTCATGA
- the cobG gene encoding precorrin-3B synthase, producing the protein MRVGESFCPGILHAVQAKDGLLTRVRVPGGMITPSQLVAVAELSASFADGQVEITSRSNLQLRAIQQQDLNSVIQGLDFAGFLPSPEHDRVRNIVTSPFAGLGLGEIIDTRPFVQKLDRRLIADQVLAALPPKFSFSIDGGGDWFARDSDDLTLRVVSLDKTHSFQFVIGDTLSGFCVRIDEALDCVLEAAKICLKISKEFQIPARGKKIASVPQALDRLLDGLSSFLVACPSPDSSTLVAHMPVGVYATHQSDFASLVPLVPLGRLTAEQVQRIAVVAKECDGDIRLAPWRGVVLAAVPKRSISQITERLEAASLSFDAKDGYRGIAACAGSSGCDASLADVRRDASSLVRRVAGRNAKPGWTVNISGCEKQCAMRNGATAELIASSSGYGLRINGQLIASNCSLDSAIDKVVAACQAEEPFEVHL; encoded by the coding sequence ATGAGAGTTGGAGAGAGTTTCTGCCCTGGCATCCTTCACGCGGTCCAGGCGAAAGACGGTCTACTCACGCGGGTAAGAGTGCCGGGTGGGATGATCACTCCCAGCCAACTCGTTGCTGTAGCCGAACTCTCAGCCTCGTTCGCTGACGGGCAAGTCGAAATTACTTCACGTTCCAACTTGCAACTGCGAGCCATTCAACAGCAAGATCTGAATTCCGTGATCCAAGGGTTGGACTTCGCCGGCTTTCTTCCTTCTCCGGAGCACGACCGCGTACGCAATATCGTGACAAGCCCATTCGCTGGTTTAGGCTTGGGCGAGATTATAGATACACGGCCATTCGTTCAGAAATTAGATCGCCGCCTCATCGCGGATCAGGTACTGGCGGCCCTACCACCCAAGTTTAGTTTTTCCATAGATGGAGGTGGAGACTGGTTTGCTCGCGATAGCGATGATCTAACTTTGCGAGTAGTGAGTTTAGATAAAACGCATTCGTTTCAATTCGTCATAGGAGACACCTTATCCGGCTTTTGCGTGAGGATAGATGAGGCTTTGGACTGTGTACTCGAGGCCGCAAAGATATGTCTCAAGATTTCAAAGGAATTCCAAATACCGGCAAGAGGAAAGAAAATTGCGTCAGTACCTCAGGCGCTGGATCGATTATTAGATGGGTTGTCGAGTTTCCTTGTGGCTTGTCCTTCTCCCGACAGTTCAACCCTCGTTGCCCATATGCCGGTAGGAGTCTATGCAACTCACCAATCTGATTTCGCAAGCTTAGTCCCCTTAGTCCCTCTTGGACGACTAACCGCGGAACAAGTGCAGCGTATAGCCGTAGTCGCGAAAGAGTGCGATGGAGATATTCGGTTGGCCCCATGGCGGGGTGTCGTGCTCGCAGCTGTTCCTAAACGTTCGATTAGTCAAATTACTGAGCGCCTTGAGGCCGCGAGTTTGTCGTTCGATGCTAAAGATGGGTATCGCGGAATCGCCGCGTGTGCGGGAAGCTCCGGCTGCGATGCTTCTTTGGCTGATGTGAGACGCGATGCGTCTTCGTTGGTACGTCGCGTGGCCGGCCGCAATGCAAAGCCTGGTTGGACGGTCAACATTTCAGGATGTGAAAAACAATGTGCGATGCGGAATGGTGCGACTGCAGAGTTGATAGCAAGTTCTTCGGGTTACGGTTTGCGGATCAATGGACAATTGATTGCGTCAAACTGTTCGCTCGATTCTGCCATAGATAAGGTGGTGGCTGCATGTCAGGCAGAGGAGCCCTTTGAGGTTCATTTGTGA